A window of Gasterosteus aculeatus chromosome 9, fGasAcu3.hap1.1, whole genome shotgun sequence contains these coding sequences:
- the LOC120825536 gene encoding E3 ubiquitin-protein ligase SMURF2 isoform X1, producing the protein MGRSGSQTESQECETSGRKFLCAKNLAKKDFFRLPDPFAKVVVDGSGQCHSTDTVRNTLDPKWNQHYDLYIGKADSITISVWNHKKIHKKQGAGFLGCVRLLSNAINRLKDTGYQRLDMNKLGPNDNDTVRGQIVVSLQSRDRIGTGGPVVDCSRLFDNDLPDGWEERRTASGRIQYLNHITRTTQWERPTRPASEYSSPSGRPLSCVVDENTPVMTPVNGAEASCPPGEQRIQERRVRSQRHRNYMSRTHLHTPPDLPEGYEQRTTQQGQVYFLHTQTGVSTWHDPRVPRDLSNVNCEELGPLPPGWEIRNTATGRVYFVDHNNRTTQFTDPRLSANLHRVLNPSPNGSRVAMDSQNTNLSHPTQPKDQSGPCVPQPALSPAQLPEEAECLTVPKYKRDLVQKLKILRQELSQQQPQAGHCRIEVCREEIFEESYRQVMKMRPKDLWKRLMIKFRGEEGLDYGGVAREWLYLLSHEMLNPYYGLFQYSRDDIYTLQINPDSAVNPEHLSYFHFVGRIMGMAVFHGHYIDGGFTLPFYKQLLGKPITLDDMESVDPDLHNSLVWILDNDITGVLDHTFCVEHNAYGEIIQHELKPNGKSVPVSEDTKKEYVRLYVNWRFLHGIEAQFLALQKGFNEVIPQHLLKSFDEKELELIVCGLGKIDISDWKSNTRLKHCTPDSNIVKWFWKAVESFDEERRARLLQFVTGSSRVPLQGFKALQGAAGPRLFTIHQIDANANNLPKAHTCFNRIDIPPYESYDKLYDKLLTAIEETCGFAVE; encoded by the exons TCCTGTGTGCAAAGAACTTGGCAAAAAAAGACTTCTTCC GGTTGCCAGATCCCTTTGCCAAAGTGGTGGTGGATGGCTCAGGACAGTGTCACTCTACAGATACTGTAAGAAATACGCTGGACCCGAAGTGGAATCAACACTATGATCT ATACATCGGAAAGGCCGACTCAATAACCATCAGTGTATGGAACCACAAGAAGATCCACAAAAAGCAGGGCGCAGGTTTCCTCGGCTGTGTTCGCCTCCTGTCCAACGCCATCAACAGGCTCAAAGATACCGGAT ATCAGAGATTGGACATGAATAAGCTGGGCCCCAATGACAATGATACTGTGAGAGGTCAAATAGTCG TAAGTCTTCAGTCCAGAGACCGCATCGGGACAGGAGGGCCGGTGGTGGACTGCAGTCGTTTGTTCGACAATGACTTACCCGATGG ctgggaagagaggaggacagcCTCCGGAAGGATCCAGTACCTGAACCACATCACCCGCACCACCCAGTGGGAGAGACCTACCAG GCCAGCGTCGGAATACTCCAGCCCATCAGGGCGGCCGCTGAGCTGTGTGGTGGACGAGAACACGCCAGTGATGACGCCCGTTAACGGGGCCGAGGCCAGCTGCCCGCCCGGCGAACAGCGGATCCAGGAGAGACGGGTTCGATCGCAGCGCCATCGCAACTACATGAGTCGAACACACTTGCATACCCCACCCGACCTGCCCGAGGGTTATG AGCAAAGAACCACTCAGCAGGGTCAAGTCTACTTTCTCCACACACAGACTGGAGTCAGCACCTGGCACGACCCTCGGGTGCCGAG GGACCTGAGCAATGTGAACTGTGAGGAGCTGGGTCCGCTGCCACCAGGCTGGGAGATCAGAAACACCGCAACAGGTCGCGTCTACTTTGTCGACCACAACAATCGAACGACACAGTTCACGGACCCGCGACTCTCTGCTAACCTGCATCGTGTGCTCAA CCCAAGTCCAAATGGTTCCCGTGTGGCCATGGACAGCCAAAACACTAATCTAAg TCACCCGACTCAGCCGAAGGACCAAAGTGGTCCCTGCGTCCCCCAGCCAGCTCTGTCCCCGGCCCAGCTGCCTGAAGAGGCAGAGTGCTTGACTGTGCCCAAGTACAAGAGGGACCTGGTGCAGAAGCTGAAGATCCTGCGGCAGGAACTCTCTCAGCAGCAACCTCAGGCCGGCCATTGCCGCATCGAGGTCTGCCGGGAAGAGATATTTGAG GAGTCGTACCGGCAGGTGATGAAAATGCGTCCAAAGGATCTCTGGAAAAGACTGATGATTAAattcagaggagaagagggactGGACTATGGCGGGGTTGCAAG GGAATGGTTATACCTGCTGTCCCACGAGATGCTGAACCCCTACTACGGCCTCTTCCAGTACTCCAGGGACGACATCTACACTCTACAGATTAACCCGGACTCTGCTGTCAACCCG GAGCACCTGTCCTACTTCCACTTCGTGGGTCGCATCATGGGCATGGCGGTGTTTCACGGCCACTACATCGATGGCGGCTTCACTCTGCCCTTCTACAAACAGTTGTTGGGTAAACCGATCACATTGGACGATATGGAATCTGTCGACCCGGACCTCCACAACAGCCTTGTCTGGATCCT GGACAATGACATCACCGGTGTCCTGGACCACACGTTCTGTGTAGAGCACAATGCCTACGGAGAAATCATCCAACATGAGCTCAAGCCCAATGGCAAGAGCGTGCCAGTGTCAGAGGACACCAAGAAGGAGTATGTTAG GTTATATGTGAACTGGCGTTTCCTGCATGGCATCGAGGCTCAGTTTCTGGCTCTGCAGAAAGGCTTCAATGAGGTCATTCCTCAACACCTACTCAAGTCCTTTGATGAAAAAGAACTGGAG CTGATAGTGTGTGGCCTGGGAAAGATTGACATCTCTGACTGGAAGTCCAATACCCGTCTGAAGCACTGCACCCCTGACAGCAACATCGTCAAGTGGTTTTGGAAAGCCGTGGAGTCGTTtgacgaggagaggagggccCGGCTGCTGCAGTTTGTTACCGGCTCATCCAGAGTCCCGCTGCAAGGCTTCAAGGCTCTACAGG GCGCTGCAGGGCCCAGACTCTTCACCATTCATCAGATCGATGCTAACGCCAACAACCTGCCCAAAGCCCATACCTG CTTCAACCGAATCGACATTCCGCCCTATGAGAGCTACGACAAGCTATACGACAAGCTGCTGACCGCGATCGAGGAGACCTGTGGCTTCGCAGTGGAATAA
- the LOC144411592 gene encoding uncharacterized protein LOC144411592: MSSADHGRIAAPVHSFENGKESGIKDAACQKPASQAEGKTTNLFENRDIQEEFITSLSVADGRYVVDLGSSSEFIVDEECILQLFNLCRKCNRRCTVTKRVKGLKLVVNQACSFCKSRSKWTNLPDDDVEAADLQLNGEDPAHVEADSAQQ, from the exons ATGAGTTCAGCCGATCACGGGCGGATTGCTGCTCCTGTGCATTCATTTGAGAATGGAAAG GAGTCTGGAATTAAAGATGCTGCTTGTCAAAAACCTGCGAGTCAAGCTGAGGGGAAGACAACTAACCTGTTCGAAAATAGAG ATATTCAAGAAGAATTCATCACCTCGCTAAGTGTGGCCGATGGACGCTACGTGGTAGATTTGGGGAG CTCGTCGGAGTTCATCGTTGATGAAGAGTGCATCCTTCAGCTGTTCAACTTGTGCCGCAAATGCAACAGACGATGTACAGTTACAAAACGTGTCAAAGGACTAAAGCTTGTGGTAAATCAGGCGTGCAGTTTCTGCAAAAGCCGCTCAAAATGGACTAACCTGCCAGACGACGACGTTGAAGCAGCCGATTTGCAGTTAAATGGAGAAGACCCGGCGCACGTTGAGGCCGACTCAGCCCAGCAGTAA
- the LOC120825536 gene encoding E3 ubiquitin-protein ligase SMURF2 isoform X2 translates to MSSQGVRRNGPVKLRLTVLCAKNLAKKDFFRLPDPFAKVVVDGSGQCHSTDTVRNTLDPKWNQHYDLYIGKADSITISVWNHKKIHKKQGAGFLGCVRLLSNAINRLKDTGYQRLDMNKLGPNDNDTVRGQIVVSLQSRDRIGTGGPVVDCSRLFDNDLPDGWEERRTASGRIQYLNHITRTTQWERPTRPASEYSSPSGRPLSCVVDENTPVMTPVNGAEASCPPGEQRIQERRVRSQRHRNYMSRTHLHTPPDLPEGYEQRTTQQGQVYFLHTQTGVSTWHDPRVPRDLSNVNCEELGPLPPGWEIRNTATGRVYFVDHNNRTTQFTDPRLSANLHRVLNPSPNGSRVAMDSQNTNLSHPTQPKDQSGPCVPQPALSPAQLPEEAECLTVPKYKRDLVQKLKILRQELSQQQPQAGHCRIEVCREEIFEESYRQVMKMRPKDLWKRLMIKFRGEEGLDYGGVAREWLYLLSHEMLNPYYGLFQYSRDDIYTLQINPDSAVNPEHLSYFHFVGRIMGMAVFHGHYIDGGFTLPFYKQLLGKPITLDDMESVDPDLHNSLVWILDNDITGVLDHTFCVEHNAYGEIIQHELKPNGKSVPVSEDTKKEYVRLYVNWRFLHGIEAQFLALQKGFNEVIPQHLLKSFDEKELELIVCGLGKIDISDWKSNTRLKHCTPDSNIVKWFWKAVESFDEERRARLLQFVTGSSRVPLQGFKALQGAAGPRLFTIHQIDANANNLPKAHTCFNRIDIPPYESYDKLYDKLLTAIEETCGFAVE, encoded by the exons TCCTGTGTGCAAAGAACTTGGCAAAAAAAGACTTCTTCC GGTTGCCAGATCCCTTTGCCAAAGTGGTGGTGGATGGCTCAGGACAGTGTCACTCTACAGATACTGTAAGAAATACGCTGGACCCGAAGTGGAATCAACACTATGATCT ATACATCGGAAAGGCCGACTCAATAACCATCAGTGTATGGAACCACAAGAAGATCCACAAAAAGCAGGGCGCAGGTTTCCTCGGCTGTGTTCGCCTCCTGTCCAACGCCATCAACAGGCTCAAAGATACCGGAT ATCAGAGATTGGACATGAATAAGCTGGGCCCCAATGACAATGATACTGTGAGAGGTCAAATAGTCG TAAGTCTTCAGTCCAGAGACCGCATCGGGACAGGAGGGCCGGTGGTGGACTGCAGTCGTTTGTTCGACAATGACTTACCCGATGG ctgggaagagaggaggacagcCTCCGGAAGGATCCAGTACCTGAACCACATCACCCGCACCACCCAGTGGGAGAGACCTACCAG GCCAGCGTCGGAATACTCCAGCCCATCAGGGCGGCCGCTGAGCTGTGTGGTGGACGAGAACACGCCAGTGATGACGCCCGTTAACGGGGCCGAGGCCAGCTGCCCGCCCGGCGAACAGCGGATCCAGGAGAGACGGGTTCGATCGCAGCGCCATCGCAACTACATGAGTCGAACACACTTGCATACCCCACCCGACCTGCCCGAGGGTTATG AGCAAAGAACCACTCAGCAGGGTCAAGTCTACTTTCTCCACACACAGACTGGAGTCAGCACCTGGCACGACCCTCGGGTGCCGAG GGACCTGAGCAATGTGAACTGTGAGGAGCTGGGTCCGCTGCCACCAGGCTGGGAGATCAGAAACACCGCAACAGGTCGCGTCTACTTTGTCGACCACAACAATCGAACGACACAGTTCACGGACCCGCGACTCTCTGCTAACCTGCATCGTGTGCTCAA CCCAAGTCCAAATGGTTCCCGTGTGGCCATGGACAGCCAAAACACTAATCTAAg TCACCCGACTCAGCCGAAGGACCAAAGTGGTCCCTGCGTCCCCCAGCCAGCTCTGTCCCCGGCCCAGCTGCCTGAAGAGGCAGAGTGCTTGACTGTGCCCAAGTACAAGAGGGACCTGGTGCAGAAGCTGAAGATCCTGCGGCAGGAACTCTCTCAGCAGCAACCTCAGGCCGGCCATTGCCGCATCGAGGTCTGCCGGGAAGAGATATTTGAG GAGTCGTACCGGCAGGTGATGAAAATGCGTCCAAAGGATCTCTGGAAAAGACTGATGATTAAattcagaggagaagagggactGGACTATGGCGGGGTTGCAAG GGAATGGTTATACCTGCTGTCCCACGAGATGCTGAACCCCTACTACGGCCTCTTCCAGTACTCCAGGGACGACATCTACACTCTACAGATTAACCCGGACTCTGCTGTCAACCCG GAGCACCTGTCCTACTTCCACTTCGTGGGTCGCATCATGGGCATGGCGGTGTTTCACGGCCACTACATCGATGGCGGCTTCACTCTGCCCTTCTACAAACAGTTGTTGGGTAAACCGATCACATTGGACGATATGGAATCTGTCGACCCGGACCTCCACAACAGCCTTGTCTGGATCCT GGACAATGACATCACCGGTGTCCTGGACCACACGTTCTGTGTAGAGCACAATGCCTACGGAGAAATCATCCAACATGAGCTCAAGCCCAATGGCAAGAGCGTGCCAGTGTCAGAGGACACCAAGAAGGAGTATGTTAG GTTATATGTGAACTGGCGTTTCCTGCATGGCATCGAGGCTCAGTTTCTGGCTCTGCAGAAAGGCTTCAATGAGGTCATTCCTCAACACCTACTCAAGTCCTTTGATGAAAAAGAACTGGAG CTGATAGTGTGTGGCCTGGGAAAGATTGACATCTCTGACTGGAAGTCCAATACCCGTCTGAAGCACTGCACCCCTGACAGCAACATCGTCAAGTGGTTTTGGAAAGCCGTGGAGTCGTTtgacgaggagaggagggccCGGCTGCTGCAGTTTGTTACCGGCTCATCCAGAGTCCCGCTGCAAGGCTTCAAGGCTCTACAGG GCGCTGCAGGGCCCAGACTCTTCACCATTCATCAGATCGATGCTAACGCCAACAACCTGCCCAAAGCCCATACCTG CTTCAACCGAATCGACATTCCGCCCTATGAGAGCTACGACAAGCTATACGACAAGCTGCTGACCGCGATCGAGGAGACCTGTGGCTTCGCAGTGGAATAA